A single region of the Candidatus Woesearchaeota archaeon genome encodes:
- a CDS encoding acyltransferase: MKIGFLQFNPKFGKVHENNQKIAHFVSQHTADLLVLPELCNTGYMFNDKHELGGVAEKVPEGKTTQTWIKLCKENNLFLVGGLAEQDDSCFYNSSILVGPKGFISKYRKIHLYLNEKKLFTPGNFELQVFRAGDANLGLMICFDFMFPEAARVLALQGSDIICCPMNLVSPPSRVMTVMKARALENGVYVIAVNRVGKERGHCFQGGSEVIGPRMEVLASSTDHEELKIVDIDLEKARDKKYTPLNDLLNDRRTGYYKKILQKNKK, encoded by the coding sequence ATGAAAATTGGTTTTCTGCAGTTCAATCCTAAGTTTGGAAAAGTCCACGAGAATAATCAAAAAATTGCGCATTTTGTTTCACAACATACAGCAGACCTGCTTGTTCTACCCGAATTATGTAACACGGGTTATATGTTCAATGATAAACACGAGCTAGGAGGAGTAGCTGAAAAAGTTCCCGAAGGAAAAACAACCCAGACATGGATAAAACTATGCAAAGAAAACAATCTTTTTCTTGTTGGTGGCTTGGCTGAACAAGATGATTCATGCTTTTACAACTCTTCTATCCTAGTTGGACCAAAAGGTTTTATCAGTAAATATCGGAAAATACATCTCTACCTTAATGAGAAGAAACTTTTTACACCAGGAAATTTTGAATTACAGGTATTTCGTGCAGGAGATGCCAACCTTGGTTTGATGATTTGTTTTGATTTTATGTTTCCTGAAGCTGCTCGAGTATTGGCATTACAAGGCAGTGATATCATCTGTTGTCCTATGAACTTAGTATCTCCTCCTTCTCGTGTTATGACGGTAATGAAAGCAAGAGCATTGGAAAATGGTGTGTATGTTATTGCCGTGAACAGAGTTGGCAAAGAACGCGGTCATTGTTTCCAAGGAGGTAGTGAGGTTATAGGACCACGAATGGAAGTGCTAGCATCAAGCACTGATCATGAAGAACTAAAAATAGTGGATATAGATCTCGAAAAAGCAAGAGATAAGAAATACACTCCCCTCAATGATTTACTCAATGATCGAAGAACTGGATACTACAAGAAGATACTCCAGAAAAATAAAAAATAA